A genomic stretch from Flavobacterium humidisoli includes:
- a CDS encoding DUF2062 domain-containing protein: MKSQQELLSSTNFCVIVPTYNNQKTLKKVLDSILDFTTNVIIINDGSTDSTSEILKSYSQLTQIHHPQNLGKGRALRNGFRKALELDFEYAITIDSDGQHFAADIPVFLEAIQDEPNTLLIGSRNMTQENVPKKSSFGNKFSNFWFKFETGIKLDDTQSGFRLYPLRLLPKRFYTNKFEFEIEVIVRAAWKGIVVKNIPIQVLYDPAERVSHFRPFRDFTRISILNTVLVTNALLYIKPRDFFRRAKKKGFKKFFLEDILESNDSNFKKSAAIALGIFIGLSPFWGFQTILLFTFAAIFRLNKVIAYLTSNVSFPPFIPFIIYGSLKVGSFFVSSDAPLILDSSMTFDDIQKNAAQYIVGSLILATVSALSVGLISYLLLTAFSKKRIK; the protein is encoded by the coding sequence ATGAAATCACAACAAGAATTACTTAGTTCGACCAACTTTTGCGTTATTGTACCCACGTACAATAATCAAAAAACGCTGAAAAAAGTATTGGATTCTATCTTAGATTTCACCACAAATGTCATTATTATCAATGACGGTTCAACCGATTCTACGAGCGAAATTCTAAAATCATATTCGCAACTGACTCAAATTCACCATCCTCAAAATTTAGGAAAAGGACGAGCACTGAGAAACGGATTTAGAAAAGCGCTTGAATTGGATTTTGAATATGCCATTACAATCGATTCTGACGGACAGCATTTTGCAGCAGATATTCCTGTTTTCTTGGAAGCAATTCAAGATGAGCCAAACACTCTCTTGATTGGAAGCCGCAATATGACTCAGGAAAATGTTCCGAAGAAAAGTAGTTTTGGTAACAAGTTTTCTAATTTCTGGTTCAAGTTTGAAACTGGAATTAAACTAGACGACACACAATCTGGATTTAGATTGTATCCGCTTCGATTACTGCCAAAACGATTTTATACCAATAAATTTGAATTTGAAATCGAAGTTATCGTACGCGCTGCTTGGAAAGGAATTGTAGTTAAAAATATTCCGATTCAGGTTTTATACGATCCTGCAGAAAGAGTTTCGCATTTCCGTCCATTTCGAGATTTTACCCGAATCAGTATTTTGAATACGGTTTTGGTAACCAATGCTTTGTTATATATTAAGCCTCGAGATTTCTTTAGAAGAGCAAAAAAAAAAGGTTTTAAAAAATTCTTTCTAGAAGATATTTTAGAAAGCAACGATTCTAATTTTAAAAAATCGGCTGCTATTGCTTTGGGAATTTTTATCGGACTTTCTCCTTTTTGGGGATTCCAGACTATTTTGCTTTTTACTTTTGCCGCGATTTTTAGGCTGAACAAAGTAATCGCATATTTAACTTCTAATGTGAGTTTTCCGCCTTTTATACCCTTTATTATTTACGGTTCTTTGAAAGTAGGAAGCTTTTTTGTTTCCAGCGATGCCCCACTAATTTTAGATAGTTCGATGACATTTGATGATATTCAAAAAAATGCTGCACAATATATCGTCGGAAGTCTTATTTTAGCAACCGTTTCAGCACTATCAGTTGGTCTTATTAGTTATTTACTTTTAACGGCTTTTAGTAAAAAACGCATCAAATAA
- a CDS encoding beta-ketoacyl synthase N-terminal-like domain-containing protein, with protein MKKTYINGVGCISTQKTFDTVFLEEAIVNHDENVLAIVPPAYKEYISPAASRRMAKGVKNGIVASALAMKDANVENVDAIITGTGLGCIEDSEKFLKSILDNKEEFLTPTSFIQSTHNTVGAQIALLQQCKGYNFTYVNGAVSFESALLDAKMQIEEDEANSILVGGVDENGEYTTALFKLNGRIKADNTAPYDVLTSTTSGAVYGEGASFFVLENERKENTYAELLDIAIVNTLEENEIETEIKSFLKSHNLEISDVDALVLGFDGNAAFENYYRNLTENAFTQTPVLYYKHLSGEYDTASAFAFWMAAKILKTQEIPEIVKVNSVSKPSYKTILLYNQLNGKNHSFTLLSK; from the coding sequence ATGAAAAAAACATATATAAATGGAGTAGGCTGTATTTCGACTCAAAAAACATTTGATACTGTTTTTTTAGAAGAAGCCATTGTCAATCATGATGAAAATGTACTGGCGATTGTTCCGCCGGCATACAAAGAATATATTTCGCCTGCTGCAAGCCGACGCATGGCAAAAGGTGTAAAAAACGGAATTGTAGCTTCTGCCCTAGCCATGAAAGATGCGAATGTTGAAAACGTTGACGCCATTATTACCGGAACTGGTTTAGGATGTATTGAAGATTCTGAAAAATTCCTGAAAAGCATTCTCGACAATAAAGAAGAATTTTTAACGCCAACTTCTTTTATTCAATCGACGCACAATACGGTTGGCGCACAGATTGCCCTTTTACAGCAATGTAAAGGTTATAATTTTACGTATGTAAATGGAGCAGTTTCTTTTGAATCGGCTCTTTTGGATGCTAAAATGCAGATTGAAGAAGACGAAGCCAATTCAATTTTGGTGGGCGGTGTTGATGAAAACGGTGAATATACAACCGCTCTTTTTAAATTAAACGGCCGTATTAAAGCAGACAATACAGCTCCTTATGATGTTTTAACTTCTACAACAAGTGGTGCAGTTTATGGCGAAGGTGCTAGTTTTTTTGTTTTAGAAAACGAAAGAAAAGAAAACACATACGCTGAACTTCTGGATATTGCGATTGTAAATACGCTGGAAGAAAACGAAATTGAAACTGAAATTAAATCTTTTCTAAAATCTCATAATTTAGAAATTTCAGATGTTGATGCATTGGTTTTAGGCTTTGATGGAAACGCAGCTTTCGAAAATTACTACAGAAATCTGACTGAAAACGCTTTTACACAAACGCCTGTTTTGTATTACAAACATTTGAGCGGCGAATATGATACGGCTTCTGCTTTTGCATTTTGGATGGCGGCTAAAATTTTAAAAACACAAGAAATTCCGGAAATTGTAAAAGTGAATTCGGTTTCAAAACCATCTTATAAAACGATTTTATTGTACAATCAATTAAACGGGAAAAATCATAGTTTTACGTTACTATCAAAATGA
- a CDS encoding porin family protein: MRNFVVLAFVLLIGIQAEAQVKVSPGLRGGLNVSTLTNIDDNSSKTDFYVGGLIDIKFNKFFTLQPEITYSRQGDEGREYFDNGSYRNVNYELNYITFGAVAKFNFNGGGFHILAGPSLDVKVGDNYINSNPEDFDLAIVGGVGYTLPNGLTFEARIKQGLVDIYGYDYYNNDGYYTNDAILNQVFQIGISYTFKTK, translated from the coding sequence ATGAGAAATTTTGTTGTACTTGCATTTGTTTTATTAATCGGAATCCAAGCAGAAGCTCAGGTAAAAGTAAGTCCTGGACTTAGAGGAGGTTTAAATGTATCGACATTAACAAATATAGATGATAACAGTTCTAAGACAGATTTCTATGTTGGTGGATTAATAGATATTAAATTTAATAAATTTTTCACTTTACAACCTGAGATAACTTACTCAAGACAAGGTGATGAAGGAAGAGAATATTTTGACAACGGCAGTTATCGTAATGTAAATTATGAACTGAATTATATAACGTTTGGAGCTGTTGCAAAGTTTAATTTTAATGGAGGAGGCTTTCATATATTGGCAGGTCCGTCTTTAGATGTAAAAGTTGGTGATAATTATATCAATTCTAATCCTGAAGATTTTGACCTTGCAATAGTTGGAGGTGTTGGTTACACATTGCCAAACGGACTAACTTTTGAAGCAAGAATTAAACAAGGATTGGTTGATATTTATGGCTATGATTATTATAATAATGATGGATATTACACTAACGATGCAATCTTAAATCAGGTTTTTCAGATTGGAATTAGCTATACGTTCAAGACAAAATAA
- a CDS encoding polysaccharide deacetylase family protein, with protein sequence MITHKNISIFFIFLLLLMFLVNFYIAINIWCFFAVIFLWLGINAVGSARISSNYHVKAFCSNPLETQKKIALTFDDGPSEFTLEVLALLKKYNSKATFFCIGKNIEKHPKIIKQIIEEGHLVGNHSYSHSKFFDFYNAKQIREEIQKTDELLEKYTSKKINFFRPPYGVTTPSIRRALNVTGHKTIGWNIRSLDGGTKNQDLIFNWLIKHISPGGIVLLHDTGKHSVLVLEQFLQFLEQNSYEVISIEELLNLRAYGN encoded by the coding sequence ATGATAACGCATAAAAACATCTCGATATTTTTTATCTTTTTATTGCTTTTAATGTTTCTTGTAAACTTTTATATAGCGATAAATATATGGTGTTTTTTTGCTGTAATTTTTCTTTGGCTGGGAATAAATGCCGTTGGTTCTGCGAGAATTTCATCCAATTATCATGTAAAAGCTTTTTGCAGCAATCCATTAGAAACTCAAAAAAAAATTGCTTTAACTTTTGATGATGGTCCAAGTGAATTTACCTTAGAAGTTTTAGCACTTCTGAAAAAATACAATTCCAAAGCTACTTTTTTCTGCATTGGAAAAAATATCGAAAAACATCCTAAAATTATCAAACAAATTATTGAAGAAGGGCATTTAGTTGGCAACCATTCCTACAGCCATTCAAAGTTTTTTGATTTTTATAATGCCAAACAAATCCGAGAAGAAATTCAGAAAACGGATGAACTTCTAGAAAAATATACTTCCAAAAAAATAAACTTTTTCCGTCCGCCTTATGGAGTTACAACTCCTTCGATAAGAAGAGCTTTAAATGTAACCGGACATAAAACAATCGGGTGGAATATTCGTTCGCTTGACGGAGGAACTAAAAATCAAGACTTAATTTTCAATTGGCTAATTAAGCATATTTCTCCTGGCGGAATCGTACTTTTGCACGATACAGGAAAACACTCTGTTTTGGTACTGGAACAGTTTTTGCAATTTTTAGAGCAAAACAGTTATGAAGTGATTTCGATTGAAGAACTTTTGAATCTTAGAGCTTATGGAAATTGA
- a CDS encoding 3-hydroxyacyl-ACP dehydratase, producing MILQDFYKIVSEEKVSDSKYIVTILVNEKHEVFKGHFPGNPIMPGVCMIQIIKELTESITKSSLMIQSLANVKFMALINPEATPELRLELDVTTTEDGLVKVKNTTYFNDTTALKLSNVYKKI from the coding sequence ATGATTTTACAAGATTTTTATAAAATAGTATCAGAAGAAAAAGTATCTGATTCAAAATATATTGTTACAATTTTAGTCAACGAAAAACATGAGGTTTTTAAAGGACATTTCCCTGGAAATCCAATTATGCCTGGTGTTTGTATGATTCAGATTATCAAAGAACTTACAGAATCAATTACCAAAAGTTCGCTGATGATCCAGTCTTTGGCAAATGTAAAATTCATGGCACTGATTAATCCAGAAGCTACTCCAGAATTACGATTGGAATTGGACGTTACAACTACTGAAGACGGTTTAGTAAAAGTGAAAAACACGACTTACTTTAACGACACAACTGCTCTTAAATTGAGTAATGTGTACAAAAAAATATAA
- a CDS encoding outer membrane beta-barrel protein, producing MSKKIVLLIAVFFTVFNIQAQVSVKPGLRAGFSFSTISEMHADYKTDFYAGGFTEIKITRIYSLQPEINYSRQGSNNVARNYFDENTQTNKVEHLDLDINYLSLSVINKFTLPQGIQFQAGPTLDILLNDNLAVRKAQNDLGLVLGVAYALPSGVTFEARFKKGLLDVLSSDYYQNDSNNHYLFGDYNTNINFQLGVSYSFGK from the coding sequence ATGAGTAAAAAAATAGTACTTTTAATTGCTGTCTTTTTTACAGTATTCAACATACAAGCCCAAGTATCAGTTAAACCAGGTTTAAGAGCTGGATTTAGTTTTTCGACTATTTCTGAAATGCATGCCGATTATAAAACTGATTTTTATGCTGGTGGTTTTACGGAAATTAAGATAACAAGAATTTATTCCCTTCAGCCTGAAATTAATTACAGCAGACAAGGTTCTAATAATGTTGCGCGAAATTATTTTGATGAAAACACACAGACAAATAAAGTTGAGCATTTAGATCTTGACATAAACTATTTGTCTCTTTCTGTAATAAATAAATTTACTCTGCCACAAGGAATTCAGTTTCAAGCAGGACCAACATTAGATATTTTATTGAATGATAATCTTGCGGTTAGAAAAGCACAAAATGATCTTGGCCTTGTTTTAGGAGTTGCTTATGCCCTGCCTTCAGGTGTGACATTTGAAGCTCGATTTAAAAAAGGTCTGCTAGATGTTTTAAGCAGCGATTATTATCAAAATGACTCCAATAACCATTATTTGTTTGGAGATTATAACACCAATATTAATTTTCAGTTAGGGGTTTCCTATTCATTTGGAAAATAA
- a CDS encoding outer membrane lipoprotein carrier protein LolA produces MKTKIALLILFISSGLFAQEQKMTDAEIASFKQDVNVVAKKIKTLSTDFVQYKHLDFLSKDIETSGKMVFKEPALLQWQYKKPYNYSITFKNGKILINDEGKKSAVDIGNSKIFARINKLIVGSVSGNMFDDKEFTISYFKLKGQNLAKFVPKDATLKKYIKQIELTFDKEEATVVQVKLLESSEDYTRIVLKNKVINAKIDDSVFTN; encoded by the coding sequence ATGAAAACTAAAATAGCATTACTAATTCTATTTATTTCAAGTGGTTTGTTCGCGCAGGAACAAAAAATGACCGATGCCGAAATTGCTTCTTTTAAGCAAGATGTAAATGTTGTGGCCAAAAAAATCAAAACTTTAAGTACCGATTTCGTTCAATACAAACATTTAGATTTTTTATCTAAAGACATTGAAACTTCGGGAAAAATGGTTTTTAAAGAACCTGCACTTCTGCAATGGCAATACAAAAAACCGTACAATTACAGCATTACTTTTAAAAATGGAAAAATCCTAATTAACGATGAAGGAAAGAAAAGCGCGGTTGATATTGGAAACAGCAAAATCTTCGCAAGAATCAATAAATTAATTGTGGGAAGTGTGAGTGGTAATATGTTTGACGACAAAGAATTTACAATTTCCTATTTTAAACTGAAAGGTCAGAATCTAGCGAAATTTGTTCCGAAAGATGCGACTTTGAAAAAATACATCAAACAAATAGAACTGACTTTTGATAAAGAAGAAGCAACTGTGGTTCAAGTAAAATTGTTAGAATCATCTGAAGATTATACTAGAATTGTACTTAAAAATAAAGTGATCAATGCAAAAATCGACGATTCAGTTTTTACTAATTAA
- a CDS encoding beta-ketoacyl-[acyl-carrier-protein] synthase family protein has protein sequence MAKGVAITGMGIISSIGNSVEENYHSLIENKIGISRISNISTVHADVIKVGEIKKTNDDLIAELNLNSDNNFSRTAMIGTLAAKQAVENAGITSINEFRTGLISATSVGGMDMTEKHYYDYFEKPELVKYIACHDGGDVADKIAEELGLKGMVSTISTACSSAANSIMLGARLIKTGKLDRVIVGGADALSKFTINGFKTLMILSDDYNKPFDNNRKGLNLGEAAAFLVLESDEIVEKQNKKVLARVSGYGNANDAFHQTASSENGDGAFLAMKKAFEVSGLKPSEIDYINVHGTATPNNDLSEGRALRRIYENETVPDFSSTKPFTGHTLAAAAAIEAVYSVLAIQNNVVYPNLNFETQMEEFDLTPQTSLKNKNIEHVLSNSFGFGGNCSTLIFSKS, from the coding sequence ATGGCAAAAGGTGTTGCAATAACGGGAATGGGAATTATTTCTTCAATCGGAAATTCGGTTGAAGAGAATTATCATTCGTTAATCGAAAATAAAATCGGGATTTCCCGTATCTCCAATATTTCTACAGTTCATGCAGATGTTATTAAAGTGGGTGAAATCAAAAAAACCAACGATGATCTCATCGCCGAATTGAACTTAAACAGCGATAATAATTTTTCGAGAACCGCTATGATTGGTACTTTGGCAGCAAAACAAGCTGTTGAAAATGCCGGCATAACCTCAATTAACGAATTTAGAACGGGACTTATTTCGGCTACAAGCGTGGGCGGAATGGACATGACGGAGAAGCATTATTACGATTATTTCGAGAAACCGGAACTCGTAAAATATATTGCGTGTCACGACGGCGGCGATGTTGCAGATAAAATTGCCGAAGAACTGGGTTTAAAAGGAATGGTTTCTACGATCAGCACCGCTTGTTCTTCTGCAGCAAATTCGATTATGCTGGGTGCGAGATTAATCAAAACTGGAAAATTGGACCGTGTTATTGTGGGCGGAGCTGATGCTTTGTCTAAATTCACCATCAACGGATTTAAGACTTTGATGATTTTATCTGACGATTACAACAAACCTTTTGACAATAACAGAAAAGGATTAAACCTAGGAGAAGCTGCTGCTTTTTTGGTTTTAGAATCGGATGAGATTGTCGAGAAACAAAATAAAAAAGTGTTGGCAAGAGTTTCCGGTTACGGAAATGCAAACGATGCTTTTCACCAAACTGCTTCTTCTGAAAATGGAGACGGTGCTTTTCTCGCTATGAAAAAAGCGTTTGAAGTTTCGGGATTAAAACCTTCTGAAATTGATTACATCAACGTTCACGGGACAGCAACGCCAAATAACGATTTATCTGAAGGAAGAGCTTTACGCCGAATTTACGAAAATGAAACAGTTCCCGATTTTAGCTCGACAAAACCTTTTACAGGACACACTTTAGCGGCTGCGGCTGCGATTGAAGCGGTTTATAGTGTTTTGGCAATCCAAAATAATGTCGTTTATCCAAATTTGAATTTTGAAACGCAGATGGAAGAATTCGATTTGACACCTCAGACTTCCTTAAAAAATAAAAATATCGAACACGTTTTATCTAACTCTTTTGGTTTTGGAGGAAATTGTTCAACCCTTATATTTTCAAAAAGCTAA
- a CDS encoding 1-acyl-sn-glycerol-3-phosphate acyltransferase translates to MHQYFYAIHLFVNRRKSLSVFLAVLMLLVFGFFASRLKFEEDITKLIPTNDKTDVTAKVLKQLNFADKTTVIFSLDKNGSAEDLKEMATIFSDSVSKSCKPYITGIQGKIDEENIQETIDFVYNNLPLFLDDNDYKAIEKKLQKDSIAATVQGNYKSIISPSGFVTKDFILQDPFGISFIALKKLQQLNIGDDFTLENGFVMTKDKKKLLLFITSNIPSSETEKNTIFAEKLKSIQENINTQFKGKTSISYFGSALIAVANANQIKGDIILTTSIAMFTLMLILILFYRKVLIPLIIFLPTVFGGLFAVAFLYFVKEQISAISLGIGSILLGITIDYSIHILTHYKHNSDVKTLYKDITMPVIMSSSTTAVAFLCLLFVKSDALNDLGIFAAVIVMASAIFSLLIVPHLYNPKENPAEHKKNVIDKMAHFSFHNNKILIGLCVIITIICCFTYNDVGFNNDLSQLNFIPKEIKAAEKQLEESTSLTSKTIYVASYGKSMEEALQHNSKLFEDLSKEKQQDKILNFSSVGGIVLSQKEQIEKINKWNSFWTSQKKQFIKSELINEGSKLGFKPSTYDLFFDHLNFEFKPVAAADFLKIKALQLQEFITEKNGFYTVSTLVKVSPEQRNVFVKSASAKENIIAIDRQQMNETFFSTLKTDFNSLVNYSFVAVILILFFFFRRIELVIISCIPIALTGIVTAGIMGIFGIQMNIFSMIVCTLIFGHGVDFSIFMTSALQKEYSTGVNEIAIYRTSIILAVITTILGIGAMIFAKHPALTSISLVSLIGVFAALIITFIFYPILFKLFLSNRPKKGNPAFQLRTFIHGVISFAYYGLGGIVMSIFSFTIMPILPFSKKSKMKAFRYVISKFMKSVLYSNPFIRKKIVNNFNETFEKPAVIIANHSSFLDILAIGMLSPKIIFLVSDWVYNSPIFGGVVRKAGFYPVSEGLEGGVEHLRKKIQQGYSLMVFPEGTRSENNVVKRFHKGAFFLAEEFKIDIVPVVIHGASELIPKGDFVIHHGKLTVTILERIAPDNLSFGTNYTERTKQISSFFKGEYRKIRQKLEGPDYFKTMLINSYDYKEIEIGNNVKKDLKQNLEVYYNLNKHIAPKAKVLHLGNDYGQLDVLLALQEPQRKIFSFINDQEKLLVAKTNYIVTKRKIVYLDKLESVLETHFDLLLISDESYNNEIEKVISNVSTIILVNCSRLKNQFENFEIVSEENALLVLNKKE, encoded by the coding sequence ATGCATCAGTACTTTTATGCCATTCATTTATTTGTAAATCGAAGAAAATCGCTTTCGGTTTTTTTGGCTGTTTTGATGCTTTTAGTTTTTGGATTTTTTGCTTCAAGATTAAAGTTTGAAGAAGACATTACCAAACTTATCCCAACCAACGACAAAACCGATGTTACCGCCAAAGTTTTAAAACAATTAAACTTTGCCGATAAAACTACCGTAATTTTCAGCTTGGATAAAAATGGCTCCGCTGAGGATTTGAAAGAAATGGCAACTATATTTTCAGATAGCGTTTCTAAATCCTGCAAACCTTACATAACAGGAATTCAAGGAAAAATTGACGAAGAAAATATTCAGGAAACCATAGATTTTGTTTACAATAATCTACCTCTTTTTCTAGATGATAACGATTATAAAGCTATTGAAAAGAAGCTCCAAAAAGATAGTATTGCAGCAACCGTTCAAGGAAATTACAAGTCAATTATTTCTCCTTCTGGATTTGTTACCAAAGATTTTATTTTGCAAGATCCGTTTGGGATTTCATTTATCGCTTTAAAAAAATTACAGCAATTAAATATTGGAGACGATTTTACACTCGAAAATGGTTTTGTAATGACGAAGGATAAAAAGAAATTGCTGCTTTTTATCACTTCTAATATTCCTTCGAGCGAAACAGAAAAGAATACGATTTTTGCTGAAAAACTGAAATCGATTCAAGAAAATATAAATACACAATTTAAAGGAAAAACTTCTATCAGTTATTTTGGTTCTGCTTTAATCGCTGTTGCCAATGCCAATCAGATTAAAGGAGATATTATTTTGACAACATCAATCGCGATGTTTACTTTAATGCTGATTTTGATTTTGTTTTATCGAAAAGTCTTAATTCCGCTTATTATTTTTCTGCCAACCGTTTTTGGCGGCTTGTTTGCTGTGGCATTTTTATATTTCGTTAAAGAACAGATTTCGGCAATTTCATTAGGAATTGGTTCTATCTTATTGGGAATTACGATTGATTATTCTATTCATATTCTCACACATTACAAACATAATAGCGATGTAAAAACGTTGTACAAAGACATTACAATGCCCGTTATTATGAGTAGCTCTACAACTGCCGTGGCGTTTTTATGTCTGCTTTTTGTAAAATCTGATGCGCTGAATGATCTCGGAATTTTCGCTGCTGTTATCGTTATGGCTTCGGCTATTTTCTCCCTTTTGATTGTTCCTCATTTATATAATCCAAAAGAAAATCCGGCAGAACACAAGAAAAATGTGATTGATAAAATGGCACATTTTTCTTTTCACAACAATAAAATTTTAATTGGACTTTGTGTTATCATTACCATTATCTGTTGTTTTACCTATAATGATGTGGGCTTCAATAATGATTTATCGCAACTGAATTTTATTCCCAAAGAAATCAAAGCTGCCGAAAAACAATTGGAAGAAAGCACGAGTTTAACTTCTAAAACTATTTATGTCGCTTCGTACGGAAAAAGTATGGAAGAAGCTTTGCAACATAACAGTAAGCTTTTTGAAGATTTATCTAAAGAAAAACAGCAGGATAAAATTTTAAATTTCAGTTCAGTTGGCGGTATTGTACTTTCGCAAAAAGAACAAATTGAAAAAATTAATAAATGGAATTCATTTTGGACTTCACAGAAAAAACAATTCATAAAATCCGAATTAATTAATGAAGGATCAAAACTTGGTTTTAAACCTTCAACTTACGATCTGTTTTTTGATCATTTAAATTTTGAGTTTAAACCTGTTGCTGCAGCTGATTTTTTAAAGATTAAAGCGCTTCAATTACAAGAATTTATAACCGAAAAAAATGGCTTTTATACGGTTTCAACCTTAGTAAAAGTATCGCCAGAACAGCGTAATGTTTTTGTAAAATCTGCTTCGGCAAAAGAAAACATAATTGCAATTGACCGTCAGCAGATGAACGAAACGTTTTTCAGTACTTTAAAAACCGATTTCAATTCACTTGTCAATTATTCATTTGTTGCCGTAATCTTGATTCTGTTTTTCTTTTTCCGAAGAATCGAATTGGTTATAATCAGCTGTATTCCAATTGCTCTAACAGGAATTGTAACCGCAGGAATTATGGGCATTTTTGGCATTCAAATGAATATTTTCAGTATGATTGTCTGTACTTTGATTTTTGGTCACGGAGTCGATTTTAGTATTTTTATGACGAGCGCATTACAAAAAGAATATTCGACCGGCGTTAACGAAATTGCCATTTACAGAACCTCGATTATTCTAGCCGTTATCACGACGATCTTAGGAATTGGTGCAATGATTTTTGCCAAACACCCTGCGCTTACTTCCATTTCATTGGTTTCCCTAATTGGGGTTTTTGCCGCATTGATTATTACGTTCATTTTCTATCCGATTCTATTCAAGCTGTTTTTATCGAATCGCCCTAAAAAAGGAAATCCGGCTTTTCAATTGCGAACTTTTATTCATGGCGTAATTTCGTTTGCCTATTATGGTTTGGGCGGAATCGTAATGTCGATTTTCAGTTTTACCATTATGCCGATTTTGCCTTTCAGCAAAAAATCAAAAATGAAAGCGTTCCGATATGTGATTTCAAAATTCATGAAATCGGTATTGTATTCCAATCCTTTTATTCGTAAAAAAATCGTTAATAATTTCAATGAAACTTTCGAAAAACCAGCCGTAATTATTGCCAATCATTCTTCCTTTCTAGACATTTTAGCCATTGGAATGCTGAGCCCAAAAATTATTTTCTTGGTAAGCGACTGGGTTTACAACTCCCCTATTTTTGGCGGTGTGGTGAGAAAAGCTGGATTTTATCCTGTTTCTGAAGGTTTAGAAGGCGGAGTTGAACATTTACGAAAAAAAATACAACAGGGATATTCGCTAATGGTTTTTCCTGAAGGAACGCGTTCCGAAAATAATGTTGTAAAACGATTCCATAAAGGTGCTTTTTTCTTGGCTGAAGAATTTAAAATTGATATTGTTCCTGTGGTCATTCACGGTGCTTCGGAGTTAATTCCAAAAGGTGATTTTGTCATTCATCACGGAAAATTGACAGTTACCATTTTAGAAAGAATTGCTCCTGATAATCTTTCATTTGGAACTAATTATACCGAAAGAACCAAACAAATCAGTTCGTTCTTTAAAGGTGAATATCGTAAAATAAGACAAAAACTTGAAGGTCCGGATTATTTTAAAACAATGCTAATCAACAGTTACGATTATAAAGAAATCGAAATTGGAAATAATGTAAAAAAAGATTTAAAACAGAATCTGGAAGTCTATTATAATTTAAACAAACACATTGCGCCAAAAGCAAAAGTACTGCATTTAGGAAATGATTACGGACAGCTGGATGTTTTACTGGCATTACAAGAACCACAGCGAAAAATATTTTCTTTTATAAATGATCAAGAAAAATTGCTGGTTGCCAAAACCAATTATATAGTTACAAAGAGAAAAATAGTTTATCTCGATAAACTAGAATCAGTGCTTGAAACTCATTTTGATTTGCTTTTAATTTCTGATGAAAGTTATAACAATGAAATCGAAAAAGTAATTTCTAATGTTTCTACTATAATTTTAGTCAATTGTTCTCGTTTGAAAAATCAGTTTGAGAATTTTGAAATTGTTTCTGAAGAAAATGCTTTGCTCGTTTTAAATAAAAAAGAATGA
- a CDS encoding phosphopantetheine-binding protein produces the protein MEALKEELKNKIITTLNLEDITIEDIADNDPLFGDGLGLDSIDALELIVILDKDYGIKLVDPKEGKTIFQSIETMAAYISANRTK, from the coding sequence ATGGAAGCATTAAAAGAAGAATTAAAAAATAAAATCATTACGACTCTTAACCTTGAAGATATCACAATCGAAGACATTGCTGATAACGATCCTTTGTTTGGAGACGGTTTAGGTTTAGACTCGATTGATGCGCTTGAATTGATCGTGATTTTAGATAAAGACTACGGAATTAAATTAGTAGATCCGAAAGAAGGAAAAACAATTTTCCAGTCTATCGAAACTATGGCTGCTTACATTAGCGCGAATAGAACTAAATAA